GTTCGCATGAGGCGCCATCAAACCCGACAATCTGTTCAGAAAATCTACAAATAGATTGTTTACAAGTCAACAATTGTACCATCAGACAGAATTATGCAGTCGATACCCGGCCACGAAATAACACGTCTCCTCCGGCCAACGGTTTGCCTCGCAGTTTTCCGCGTGCTTTTCTGGTGCCAGACAATGCCTCCTCCTGACGAAGGGCCTTTCCATTGAGTCCTAACCACGTAGATCATCTCGTATTGCCGGTTGCACAGATCGACATCGCCACCGCGCGGCTTGCAAATCTCGGCTTCACCGTTGCGCCTTTGGCGGTTCATCCCTTCGGCACGGCGAATGCCTGTGTGTTCCTTGCCGATGGCACCTATCTGGAGCCTCTCGCAGTTAATGACCCGGCTAAATATGGTGAGTCCGCTAACAGAGGTGACGTATTCACCGGCAGGGACCGAGCCTTTCGCGAAAGCTGTGGTCCGGAAGGTTTCTCGGCTCTCGTTGCCAGGAGTGGGGATGCTTTCGTTGATCACGAACGGTTCGTCGCGGCGGGCCTGTCCGCCGGTGATCTTTTTGAGTTTTCGCGGCCGGTGCAGATGCCGGATGGTTCCCGCAGCGAAGCGGCATTCCGGCTGGCTTTTGCGGCAAGCGGGGCGGCGGCGGATTTTTTCCTGTTCGGCTGCCAGCGGCTGAAGGCCTTGCCGGGAGACCGCACTGAGCTGGAGCGGCATGCCAACGCTGTCACAGGGCTCTTCGAAATCGTCCTGTTTTCCGGCGGAGATGCGAAGGCGGCTCGCCTGATCGAAACGGTCTTTGGCTGTAAATCCGCGATGTCCCCGGGCGGAGATATGGTTTTCGCAACCGGCAATGCCAGGATCAGATTGACCGAAAAGCCGGCCGTCGCCGACCTTGACCTGAATACTTCAAATCGGGGTGATGGTGGGCTGCGCGGCGCAGGCATCGTCTTCTCCGTCACCGATCTTGCCGTGACAGCGGCAGTACTTGCTGCTAATGGCGTCTCCAGCATGGAAGCGGGCGGCCGGCTGGTGGTGCCCGCAGCACCCGGTCAGGGCGTCGCCTTCGCCTTCGAGGAAATATGATGAGCGTTACGAACAATCTCAAAGTCACCGCCGGCGATGGTGCCAGCAAGGTCTCCTTCTGCAATACCGAGCGTTTTTCGCTGATTGCCGGCCCCTGCCAGATGGAAAGCCGCGACCATGCCTTCATGATTGCCGGCGTGCTCAAGGAACTGTGCGATAGTCTGGGCATCGGCCTCGTTTACAAATCCTCCTTCGACAAGGCCAACCGCACCTCGCTTTCCGGCAAGCGTGGCATCGGTCTTGACAGCGCGATGGAGATTTTCGCTGATCTCAAGAAGGAATTCGGCTTTCCGGTTCTGAGCGATATTCACACCGAGGAACAATGCGCCATCGTGTCCGAAGTGGTGGATGTGCTGCAGATCCCGGCCTTCCTCAGCCGGCAGACCGATCTTCTCGTTGCCGCCGCCAAAACCGGCCGCGTCATCAACGTCAAAAAAGGCCAGTTCCTGGCGCCCTGGGACATGAAGAACGTGCTGGCCAAGCTGAATGAAAGCGGCAACCCGAATGTGCTGCTGTGCGAACGCGGCGCGTCGTTCGGTTACAATACGCTCGTCTCCGACATGCGTTCGCTACCGATCATGGCTTCACTCGGTGCGCCCGTCATTTTCGACGCCACCCATTCGGTGCAGCAGCCGGGCGGGCAGGGCGGTTCCACCGGCGGCCAGCGCGAATTCGTCGAGACTTTGGCGCGGGCGGCGGTGGCCGTCGGCGTAGCCGGTCTCTTCATCGAGACCCACGAGGACCCGGACAATGCGCCTTCCGATGGCCCCAACATGGTCCACCTGAAAGACATGCCGAAACTGTTGGAAAAGCTTCTGGCCTTCGACGCCATCACCAAAGCCTGACACAGTGCGTTCGGTTTGTGCCAATCGATTTTAATGGCGGGCGCTCCGTTTCTGCCGCCCGCCGTCATTGTAATTTCTTCGTCATCGTCTAAGACAGGCGACGGAAAATATCTGTTCCATTCCCAAGGGAGAGACCATGACTGCCATTACCGATATCATCGCGCGCGAAATTCTCGACAGCCGCGGCAATCCGACCGTTGAAGTCGATGTTTACCTCGAAGACGGCTCCATGGGCCGTGCGGCCGTTCCGTCCGGCGCCTCCACTGGCGCGCATGAGGCGGTTGAGCTGCGCGATGGCGGCAAGCGTTATCTCGGCAAGGGCGTGGAAAAGGCGGTCGAAGCCGTCAATACCGAAATCTTCGACGCCATCGGCGGTTTCGACGCTGAAAACCAGATCCAGATCGATCAGATGATGATCGCGCTTGACGGCACGCCGAACAAGTCGCGCCTCGGCGCCAACGCCATCCTCGGCGTCTCGCTTGCCATCGCCAAGGCTGCGGCTGAAGCCTCCGGCCTGCCGCTTTACCGTTATGTTGGCGGTCCGAACGCCCATCTGCTTCCGGTTCCGATGATGAACATCATCAACGGCGGCGCGCATGCCGATAACCCCATCGACTTCCAGGAATTCATGATCCTGCCGGTTGGCGCGGAAAACATCCGCGAAGCCGTGCGTATGGGTTCGGAAGTGTTCCACACGCTGAAAAAAGAACTGTCCGCACAGGGCCACAACACCAATGTCGGTGATGAGGGCGGTTTTGCACCGGGCCTCGAGAGCGCGCCGGCAGCCCTCGATTTCATCATGAAGTCGATCGAAAAGGCTGGCTACCGTCCGGGCGAAGACATGTATGTCGGCCTCGACTGCGCATCGACCGAGTTCTTTAAGGACGGTAAGTACGTTCTGGAAGGTGAAGGCCGCACGCTGGAGCCCGGCGCCATGGCCGAATATCTGGCCGAGCTTGTCAATAAATACCCGATCATCTCGGTTGAAGACGGCATGGCCGAAGATGACTGGGAAGGCTGGAAGACGCTGACTGATCTCGTCGGCAACAAATGCCAGCTCGTCGGCGACGATCTCTTCGTCACCAACTCCGCGCGTCTTCGCGACGGCATCAAGATGGGCGTCGCCAACTCCATTCTCGTCAAGGTTAACCAGATCGGTTCGCTTTCCGAGACGCTGGATGCAGTCGAAACGGCACACAAGGCCGGTTACACCGCCGTCATGTCGCACCGCTCTGGCGAGACGGAAGATTCTACCATCGCCGATCTCGCTGTCGCCACCAACTGCGGTCAGATCAAGACCGGTTCGCTTGCCCGTTCTGACCGGCTCGCAAAGTACAACCAGCTGATCCGCATTGAGGAAATGCTGGGTCCGCAGGCTGCCTACGCCGGCCGTTCGATCCTGCGCGGGTAATTCGCCAGGATTTTGTGGGAGGTCGTTACTGCCCGTGACGGGATTGGTATCAGGCCCAGCAACACATTCGACGTCATCCTCGGCCTTGTGCCGAGGATCTGCCAACGTCTCCTCAATTTCGATACGTTGCAGATGCTCGGGACAGGCTCTAGCATGACGAAGGAGAGTTTGACGGTACCATCGCCACCCTAAGCCCGCCCTCCGGCGGGCTTTTTCATGCCGATCTGCCGATTGGAATTTAAGGTCAACGGATAGTTAAACAATCCGGCTTAGTCTCAGAATCACGTTGTGCGTTTTAGGGCTTTTCTCCGGCATGTGGACCAGACATCATAAAAAAAGACGATTCGGCCGTTTGATCGTTCCGGCCATCACGATCGCTTTTCTTTCCTATTTCGGGTATCATTCCATCCATGGCGACTTCGGCCTGCAGGCGACGGAGCGGTTGGAGCGGCAGCGTTTGACCAGAACGGCTGAGCTTGCAAAGCTGACGCAGGCGCGCGTGGCGCTGGAGCGGCAGGTGGAATTGCTGAGCGACGGTTCGCTTGAACGCGACATGATCGACGAGATTTCCCGTTACCAGCTGAATATGTCCCGCACCGACGAAATCGTCATCATGAACACATATTTCTAATTAACCTAAATCAAGTTAATTTAACATTTTTTATTTATTCACAGCATCTTAGCGTGAATATGTGCCATGCGTTTAAAGCATTGCTGCATGGCATTTTCTTGCATATGGTACGCGCCAATCTATCCATTCAAACGGCAACTCAGGGAGGGATGAATGGCGCCGCGAAAACCAGCGACCGTATCCGGCCGCAAGACAACGGCAAAGGCTGCAACCGAATTCACCGGTAAGAACAGCCCGGACTTTTCGAAGGACGAAGAGCTTCACGCCTATCGTGAAATGCTTTTGATCCGCCGTTTCGAGGAAAAGGCAGGCCAGCTTTACGGTATGGGCTTTATAGGTGGTTTCTGTCACCTCTACATCGGCCAGGAAGCCGTTGTTGTCGGCATGCAGATGTCACAGAAGGAAGGCGATCAGGTCATCACCGCTTACCGTGACCATGGCCACATGCTTGCTTTGGGCATGAGCGCGCGTGGCGTCATGGCCGAGTTGACCGGTCGCAAGGGCGGCCTGTCGAAAGGCAAGGGCGGCTCCATGCACATGTTCTCCAAGGAGAAGCATTTTTACGGCGGCCACGGCATCGTTGGTGCGCAGGTTTCGCTTGGAACCGGTCTCGCCTTCGCCAACCGCTATCGCGGCAATGACAATGTCTCCGTGACCTATTTTGGTGACGGCGCCGCCAACCAGGGCCAGGTCTACGAGAGCTTCAACATGGCTGCTCTCTGGAAGTTGCCGATCATCTATATCGTCGAGAATAACCGTTACGCCATGGGCACCTCGACCGCCCGCGCCACCGCCCAGTCGAACTACTCGCTGCGCGGCCAGTCCTTCGGCATCCCCGGCGTTCAGGTGGATGGCATGGATGTGCGCGCCGTGAAGGCTGCCGCTGACCAGGCGCTGGAGCATTGCCGTTCCGGCAAGGGCCCGATCATTCTGGAAATGCTGACCTACCGTTACCGTGGCCACTCCATGTCGGACCCGGCGAAATACCGCTCCAAGGATGAAGTGCAGAAGATGCGCTCCGAACATGACCCGATCGAACAGGTCAAGGCACGGCTTCTGGACCATGGTTGGGCAAGCGAAGACGAATTGAAGGCCATCGACAAGGATGTCCGTGATATCGTCGCCGACAGCGCCGACTTCGCCCAGAACGACCCCGAGCCGGATGTATCCGAGCTCTACACCGACATTCTGCTCTGATCGGGAAAGGGAAACCCATGCCTGTAGAAATTCTTATGCCCGCCCTTTCCCCGACCATGGAGGAAGGCACGCTTTCCAAATGGCTTAAAAAGGAAGGCGACAAGGTCACCTCCGGCGACGTGATTGCCGAGATCGAGACCGACAAGGCGACCATGGAAGTGGAAGCCGTGGACGAGGGCGTGATCGGCAAGCTGCTGATCGACGCCGGCACCGAAGGCGTCAAGGTCAATACGCCGATCGCCGTTCTGATCCAGGAAGGCGAAAGCGCCGACGACATCTCTTCCTCTGCCAAGAAGGAAGAACCGAAGGCAGAAGCTGCAAATTCCGGTTCGGACGCCGCCGGCGGCAAGACCCGCGAAGCGGCCGAAGAGCCGAGCGCTGCCAAGGAAGCCGCTAAGGTTCCGGCAGCACCCAAGATCGAAGTTGCTGCCGATCCCGATATTCCTGAAGGCACGGAAATGGTGATGACGACGGTGCGTGAAGCGCTGCGTGACGCCATGGCCGAAGAAATGCGCGCCGACGAAAAAGTCTTCGTCATGGGTGAAGAAGTCGCCGAATATCAGGGCGCCTACAAGATCACCCAAGGCCTGTTGCAGGAGTTCGGCGAGCGCCGCGTCATCGATACCCCGATCACCGAGCACGGTTTTGCCGGTATCGGCGTCGGCGCTGCGATGACGGGCCTCAAGCCCATCGTCGAATTCATGACCTTCAATTTCGCCATGCAGGCGATTGACCAGATCGTCAACTCGGCGGCAAAGACGCTTTACATGTCGGGTGGCCAGATGGGTGCACCGATGGTGTTCCGTGGTCCCTCGGGTGCTGCTGCCCGCGTTGGCGCGCAGCATTCGCAATGTTACGCCGCATGGTACAGCCATATTCCGGGCCTCAAGGTGGTCATGCCTTACACGGCAGCCGACGCGAAGGGTCTCTTGAAGGCGGCTATCCGCGATCCGAACCCCGTCATCTTCCTTGAGAATGAAATTCTCTATGGCCAGAGCTTCGAAGTGCCGAAGCTCGATGATTTCGTGCTGCCGATCGGCAAGGCGCGCATTCACCGCAAGGGCAAGGATGCGACCATCGTTTCCTTCGGTATCGGCATGACCTATGCGATCAAGGCGGTTGCGGAACTCGAGAAGCTCGGCATCGACGTCGAACTGATCGATCTGCGCACCATCCGTCCGATGGACCTGCCCACCGTCATCGAATCGGTCAAGAAGACCGGCCGTCTGGTGACCGTCGAGGAAGGTTTCCCGCAGTCATCGGTCGGTGACTTCATCGCCAACCAGGTCATGCGCGCCGCCTTCGACTATCTCGATGCGCCGATCCTCACGATTGCCGGCAAGGACGTTCCGATGCCTTACGCGGCAAACCTCGAAAAGTTGGCTCTGCCGAATGTTGACGAAGTCGTTCAGGCTGTCAAAACCGTCTGCTACAAGTAAGGGGAGGTGAATTTGAGTAAAATAAAACAAATCCTCCCCGCAACTGAAAATTGGTATCGTGTTCTAG
This window of the Agrobacterium fabrum str. C58 genome carries:
- a CDS encoding VOC family protein, whose amino-acid sequence is MSPNHVDHLVLPVAQIDIATARLANLGFTVAPLAVHPFGTANACVFLADGTYLEPLAVNDPAKYGESANRGDVFTGRDRAFRESCGPEGFSALVARSGDAFVDHERFVAAGLSAGDLFEFSRPVQMPDGSRSEAAFRLAFAASGAAADFFLFGCQRLKALPGDRTELERHANAVTGLFEIVLFSGGDAKAARLIETVFGCKSAMSPGGDMVFATGNARIRLTEKPAVADLDLNTSNRGDGGLRGAGIVFSVTDLAVTAAVLAANGVSSMEAGGRLVVPAAPGQGVAFAFEEI
- a CDS encoding pyruvate dehydrogenase complex E1 component subunit beta is translated as MPVEILMPALSPTMEEGTLSKWLKKEGDKVTSGDVIAEIETDKATMEVEAVDEGVIGKLLIDAGTEGVKVNTPIAVLIQEGESADDISSSAKKEEPKAEAANSGSDAAGGKTREAAEEPSAAKEAAKVPAAPKIEVAADPDIPEGTEMVMTTVREALRDAMAEEMRADEKVFVMGEEVAEYQGAYKITQGLLQEFGERRVIDTPITEHGFAGIGVGAAMTGLKPIVEFMTFNFAMQAIDQIVNSAAKTLYMSGGQMGAPMVFRGPSGAAARVGAQHSQCYAAWYSHIPGLKVVMPYTAADAKGLLKAAIRDPNPVIFLENEILYGQSFEVPKLDDFVLPIGKARIHRKGKDATIVSFGIGMTYAIKAVAELEKLGIDVELIDLRTIRPMDLPTVIESVKKTGRLVTVEEGFPQSSVGDFIANQVMRAAFDYLDAPILTIAGKDVPMPYAANLEKLALPNVDEVVQAVKTVCYK
- a CDS encoding FtsB family cell division protein, which translates into the protein MWTRHHKKRRFGRLIVPAITIAFLSYFGYHSIHGDFGLQATERLERQRLTRTAELAKLTQARVALERQVELLSDGSLERDMIDEISRYQLNMSRTDEIVIMNTYF
- the pdhA gene encoding pyruvate dehydrogenase (acetyl-transferring) E1 component subunit alpha gives rise to the protein MAPRKPATVSGRKTTAKAATEFTGKNSPDFSKDEELHAYREMLLIRRFEEKAGQLYGMGFIGGFCHLYIGQEAVVVGMQMSQKEGDQVITAYRDHGHMLALGMSARGVMAELTGRKGGLSKGKGGSMHMFSKEKHFYGGHGIVGAQVSLGTGLAFANRYRGNDNVSVTYFGDGAANQGQVYESFNMAALWKLPIIYIVENNRYAMGTSTARATAQSNYSLRGQSFGIPGVQVDGMDVRAVKAAADQALEHCRSGKGPIILEMLTYRYRGHSMSDPAKYRSKDEVQKMRSEHDPIEQVKARLLDHGWASEDELKAIDKDVRDIVADSADFAQNDPEPDVSELYTDILL
- the eno gene encoding phosphopyruvate hydratase, which codes for MTAITDIIAREILDSRGNPTVEVDVYLEDGSMGRAAVPSGASTGAHEAVELRDGGKRYLGKGVEKAVEAVNTEIFDAIGGFDAENQIQIDQMMIALDGTPNKSRLGANAILGVSLAIAKAAAEASGLPLYRYVGGPNAHLLPVPMMNIINGGAHADNPIDFQEFMILPVGAENIREAVRMGSEVFHTLKKELSAQGHNTNVGDEGGFAPGLESAPAALDFIMKSIEKAGYRPGEDMYVGLDCASTEFFKDGKYVLEGEGRTLEPGAMAEYLAELVNKYPIISVEDGMAEDDWEGWKTLTDLVGNKCQLVGDDLFVTNSARLRDGIKMGVANSILVKVNQIGSLSETLDAVETAHKAGYTAVMSHRSGETEDSTIADLAVATNCGQIKTGSLARSDRLAKYNQLIRIEEMLGPQAAYAGRSILRG
- the kdsA gene encoding 3-deoxy-8-phosphooctulonate synthase, with the protein product MSVTNNLKVTAGDGASKVSFCNTERFSLIAGPCQMESRDHAFMIAGVLKELCDSLGIGLVYKSSFDKANRTSLSGKRGIGLDSAMEIFADLKKEFGFPVLSDIHTEEQCAIVSEVVDVLQIPAFLSRQTDLLVAAAKTGRVINVKKGQFLAPWDMKNVLAKLNESGNPNVLLCERGASFGYNTLVSDMRSLPIMASLGAPVIFDATHSVQQPGGQGGSTGGQREFVETLARAAVAVGVAGLFIETHEDPDNAPSDGPNMVHLKDMPKLLEKLLAFDAITKA